AGAGCGCTTGCGAGGCCAGGTGCATCGCCACGAGCGACGAGGAACACGCCGTGTCCACCGTGACGGCGGGACCCTCCAGCCCCAGGGTGTAGGCGACCCTGCCGGACACCACGCTTCCCTGCGTGCCCGTCAGGCGGAAACCCTCCAGCTCCGGCAGCATCGCGCCGCCGTAGTCCGAAGTGACCGCACCGGTGAACACACCGGTGTCGCTGCCGCGCAGCGACGACGGATCGATGCCCGCGTCCTCGAACGCCTCCCAGGCCGCCTCCAGCATCAACCGCTGGGCCGGGTCGATCGCCAGGGCCTCACGGGGACTGATTCCGAAGAAGTCCGCGTCGAAGTCGCCGGCGCCTTCGATGAAGCCACCCTTGTCGGTGGACACCGTCCCGAGCCGGTCGGGATCCGAGCCTGTCAGCAGCCGCTCCAGGTCCCAGCCGCGGTCGGTCGGCAGCGCCGACATCGCGTCGCGGCCGGCCGCCACCAGCTCCCACAGCTCTTCCGGCGAGTTCACGCCGCCGGGGTAGCGGCAGCTCATACCCACGATCGCCAACGGCTCGGCCTCGTGCTGCTCAAGCTCGCGCACCCGACGACTCGCCGCGCGCAGCTCAGTGGTCACCTTCCGCAAGTAAGATCGAAGCTTCTGCTCGTCCGTCATTGGTCCACCCTGCACAGCGCCCCCGTTGGTCATGCCGACCCGAACTCCTTGTCGATCAGTTCAAACACATCGTCGTCAGACACCAGGTCGAGGTCTTCGTCAGACCTTTCCTCGGCGTCGGTCGGCTGACTGCCGGTGCCGCGGAGCACGTTCCGCAGTCGGTTGCTGAGGTAGCGCAGACGCGGCTCGATCTCGCTGAGTTGCCGCTCGTCGCCCGCCACGGTGATCAGCATCGCCTCAAGCCTCTGCAGCTCCTCCTCGAAAGGCGAGCCGTTCTGCTCCTCGGGAACCCCACCGACGTCCTCGAGGAGCAGTCGGGCGACCGCCTCCGGCGTCGGGTGGTCGAAGATGAGGGTCGCGGGCAGCCGCAGCCCGGTGGCCTGCGTGAGCCGATTGCGAAGCTCGACCGCGGCCAGCGAGTCGAACCCGAGCTCCTTGAAGGCACGCTCCGGGTCGACCGCGGCGGCGGAGGCGTGGCCGAGGACGGCCGCGACCTGCGCCTGCACCACCTCAAGGACAACCTGCTCGCGGTCGGCTTCGGCCACCCCGGTCAGCCGCTGCGCCAGCGACCCGCCCGCGGACTTGGCGCGCCGGGCAGGGGCACGGACCAGCCCGCGCAGCAGGGCCGGCAGTGTCCCCGCCCGGGCCTGGCTCCGCAGGGCGACCAGGTCCAGCCGTACCGGCACGAGCAGCGCCGCGTCCAGACCGAGCGATTCGTCGAACAGGTCGAGCCCGCGTTCCGCGGAGAGCGCGCCGACGCCCGTCCGCTCCATACGCGCGAGATCGGCTTCGTCCAGTTCGCCGGTCATGCCGGTGGCGTCTGCCCACAGGCCCCAGGCCAGTGAGCTGGCCGGCAGCCCCTTGGCTCGCCGCTGGTGGGCAAGTGCGTCCAGGACGGCGTTCGCGGCCGCGTAGTTGGCCTGACCCGGGTTGCCCATCTGCGCCGCAGCCGAGGAGAAGAGGACGAACGCCGACAGCTCCATCCCGGCGGTGAGCTCGTGCAGATGCCACGCCGCGTCCACCTTCGGGCGCATCACCCGTGTCATCTGCTCCGGCGTGAGCGAGTCGATCACACCGTCGTCGAGCACACCGGCCGAGTGGACGACCGCCGTGAGCGGCTGCTCCAACGAGCCGAGCAGCTCGGCGAGTTGGCCCCGGTCGGACACGTCGCACGCGGCGACCCGGACCTGCGCACCGAGCTCTTCGAGCTCGGCGACCAGCTTCTCCACACCATCGGCTGCCGCACCACGGCGGCTCACGAGCAGCAGCTGCTTCGCGCCGTGCCGCTCTGCCAAGTGTTTGGCGAACAGCGCACCCAGACCGCCCGTACCGCCGGTGATCAGCACCGTTCCGTCCGGGTCCAGCGGCGCCGGAACCGTCAGCACCACCTTGCCGATGTTGCGGCCCTCGCGCAGGAACCGGAACGCGTCCGCACCGCGGCGCACATCCCACGTCCGGGTGGGCGACGGCGTCAGCACACCCTGCTCGAACAGATCGCTGATCTCAACCAGCATTTCCTGGATCCGCTCCGGGCCCGACTCCAGCAGGTCGTAGGACCGGTACCGCACGCCCGCGTGCTCGCGGGCGACGACCTCCGGGTCACGGATGTCGGTCTTGCCCATCTCGATGAACCGGCCGCCGCGCGGCAGCAACTCCAGCGTCGCGTCGACGAACTCACCCGCGAGCGCGTCCAGCACGACATCCACACCGGCCCCGCCGGTGGCCGACAGGAACGCCTCCCGGAAGCCGAGATCACGCGAGTTGGCGATCCGCTCGTCGGCGATGCCCAGTCCGCGCACCGCATCCCACTTCGACGGGCTCGCGGTGGCGAACACCTCCGCTCCGAAGTGGTGGGCCAGCTGCACCGCCGCCATGCCCACGCCACCGGCGGCGGCATGGACCAGCAGCCGCTCTCCGGCACGAAGCCCGGCCAGGTCGACCAGACCGTAGTACGCGGTCAGGTACACCACGGGGACGGCCGCCGCCTCGGTGAACGACAGACCCGCCGGCATCGGCGCGATCGTCCGCCGGTCCGCCACCGCCACCGGCCCGAAGGCGTCCGTGATCAGACCGAAGACCCGGTCGCCCGGCGCCAGGTCCGTCACGCCCGAGCCGACCTCGAGCACCACGCCCGCGGCCTCACTGCCCAGCGGCGCCTCACCCGGGTACATCCCCAGTGCGATCAGGACATCGCGGAAGTTCAGGCCCGCGGCCCGGACCGCGACGCGGACCTCGCCCACGCCCAGCGGCCGACCGCCCTCGGACGGTACGACTGCCAGGTTCTCCAGTGAGCCCTTCCGCGTGATCGCCAGCCGCCACATGTCACCGGCCACGCCCGCAGGTGCCCTACCGAGCCGCGGTGCCAGCAACCGACCGTCACGGATGGCCAGCTGAGGCTCGTCCAGGTCAAGCAGCGCGCCCCACTCCGGCTCGTCACCGTTGTCGAGGTCGACGAGCAGGAAGCGGTCCGGGTGCTCGGACTGGGCACTGCGCACCAGACCCCACACCGAGGCCTGCGCCACGTCCGGCGTCTCATCGCCCACCGCGACGGCGTTACGCGTCACCACCACCAGCCGGGCCTCGCCCAGTGACTCACTGGCCAGCCACCGCTGCACCAGCTCCAGCGCGCTCACGGCCACCCTCTGAGCCGCCTCCGCCGTGTCACCCACCGCGGACGGGGCCCCGACAAGCACCACCTCCGGCGCGGTCACACCACCGGCCAGTGCCTGCTCCAGCGCGGCCACATCCGTGAACCGCTCACCCTCGGCGGCCAGCCCACCGACGACCGCCAGCCGCACCGGCTTCGCCGAACCGGCCGCCACCGTGGCCCAATCGACCTGGAACAGCGAGTTCTGCTTGTCGCGCTGTGCGCTCTGCAGCTGCGCCTGGTCCATCGGGCGCACGGCCAGGGATTCGACGGCCATGACCATGGCACCGTCGTCGTCGACCGCGTCGATGCGGAGGGCGGACTTGCCCGTCGAGCCGATCCGCACCCGTACCCGGGTCTGACCGGTCCGGCCGAGCCGCACTCCCGACCAGGAGAACGGGAGATCCACGGAAGATCCCGCGTCCTTGTCCAGCATCCCGCCGTGCAGAGCGGCGTCGAACAGGGCCGGATGGAGGCCGAATCCCTCGGCTCCGGCGCCGTCGGGCAAGGCCACCTCGGCGAAGACCTCGCCGCCGGAACGCCAGGCGGCCCGTACGCCCTGGAACATCGGACCGTAGTCCAGGCCGATGTCGGCCAGTCGTGCGTAGAGGTCGTCGACGTTGACCGGCTGGGCGCCGACCGGGGGCCACTGGAGCGGGAGCGGCGTCAGCGGCTGCGCGTCCGCGGCCAGCCAGCCACGACCGTGGCAGGTCACCTCGCGCTGCTCGTCCTCACCACCGGACTCGGGGCGGGAGAAGATGGTCAGCTCGCGACGACCGTCGTCGCCGGCCTGACCGACGGCGACCTGAATCTGCCGCGCGGCCTCCTCTTCCAGGACCAGCGGCGCTTCCAGCACAAGTTCGTCCAGCACCGGGCAGCCGACCTCGCGACCGGCGGTCAACGCCATCTCGACCAGGGCCGCACCCGGCACCAGTACGGACTCGAAGACCATGTGATCACGGGTCCAGGCCTGTGCGTCCTGCGAGACCCGACCGGTGAACAGCCACTCGTCCCGGTCGCCGACCTGGACCGTCGCCGCCAGCACCGGATGCCCCACCCGGCCCAGACCGGCCGCCGCAGCATCCCCGGCCCCGGCCTGCGGAACCAGCCAGTACCGCGAACGCTGGAACGCGTAGGTGGGCAGCGGTACGGGCTGGGCGCCGGAGCCCGCATAGAACGCCGACCAGTCCACGTCCGCACCGGCCGCATGCGCCTCGGCCAGGGACAGCGCGAACCGTGACAGGCCACCCTCGTCACGGCGCAGCGAACCGATCGTCTTCACCCGGCCTTCAGCACCGTGCGCCTGGACCGTCTCCTCGACCGCCATGGTGAGTACGGGATGCGCGGAGGCCTCGATGAAGAAGCCCGCACCGTTGTCGATCAGCGCCCGCACCGCGGGCTCGAAGCCGACCCGGTTCCGCAGGTTCCCGCACCAGTACGTGGCGTCGAGCGTCGCGGTGTCTATGAACCCGCCGACGACCGTGGAGTAGAACGGGATCCGGCCGGAGACCGGCTTCATCCCCTCCAGGACCTTGAGCAGTTCGTCTTCGATCGCCTCCACCTGAACCGAGTGGGAGGCATAGTCCACCGCCACCCGACGCGCCCGGATCTCCTCGCGCTCACACACCGCGATCAGCTCGTCCAGTGCCTCCGGTTCTCCGGCGACCACCACCGCCGTGGGGCCGTTGACCGCGGCGACCGACACCCGGTCCGCGTACGGCTCCAGCAGTTCCTCGACCCGCTTCACCGGCAGCGCCACCGACACCATGCCGCCGCGACCGGCCAGTCGGCCCAGCACCAGACGGCTCCGCAAGGCCACCACCCGCGCGCCGTCCACCAGGGACAGCCCGCCGGCCACCACGGCAGCGGCGATCTCACCCTGCGAGTGCCCCACCACGGCCGAGGGTTCCACGCCGAAGGACTGCCACAACGCCGCCAGCGAGACCATCACCGCCCACAGCGCAGGCTGCACCACATCGACCCGCTCCAGCGACGGGGCATCCGCGGCACCGCGCAGCACATCCTCAAGACGCCAGTCCACGAACTGCGACAGCGCCTCGCCGCACTCAGCGATCCTCGCCGCGAACACCGGCGAGGACTCCAGCAGTTCCACCGCCATTCCGACCCACTGCGACCCCTGGCCGGGGAACACGAACACAGCGTTCCCGCCCACCACACGCCCCTCAAGGACGTGCGCCGCGGGGTCGCCGGCGGACAGCTCTCCCAAGCCGCTCAGCAGCGCCCCGCGGTCCGAGGCCACCACCACGGCACGGCGTTCCAGGTGGGCGCGGGTCGTGGCCGCCGCGAAACCGATGTCTTGGAAGGGGACATCCGGATTGGCGATCATGAACGCCCGTACCCGGTCGGCTTGTTCGCGCAGTGCTCCATCGTTCCGGGCGGACAGCGGCACCGGGACCACCGTCAGCTCGGACGGCTTCTCCTCGGCCGGCGTCCGCTCCTTGGCGGGTGCTTCCTCCAGGATCACGTGTGCGTTGGTGCCGCCCACGCCGAACGAGGAGACACCGGCACGGCGCGGCCGATCCGAAGCCGGCCATTCCCGCGCCTCGGTGAGCAGCTCGATCTCACCCGAGGCCCAGTCCACGTGCGGCGACGGCCGGTCTACATGCAGGGTGGCGGGCAGCTGCCCGTGCCGCATGGCCATCAGCATCTTGATCACACCGGCGACGCCGGCGGCCGCCTGGGTGTGGCCGATGTTGGACTTGACGGACCCCAGCCACAACGGGCCGTTGTTCCGTTCGCGCCCGTAGGTCGCCAGCAGGGCCTGCGCCTCGATCGGGTCGCCGAGCTTGGTGCCCGTCCCGTGGCCTTCCACGGCGTCCACGTCCGCCGGGTTCAGGCCGGCGTTGGCCAGGGCCTGCCGGATCACGCGCTCCTGCGAGGGGCCGTTCGGCGCCGTCAGACCGTTGCTCGCACCATCCTGGTTGACCGCACTGCCGCGCAGCAGGCCCAGGATGCGGTGGCCGTTGCGGCGCGCGTCCGACAGCCGCTCCAGCAGCACCAGCCCCGAGCCCTCGGCCCAGCCCACGCCGTCGGCGGCCGCCGCATAGGCCTTGGACCGGCCGTCCGCCGAAACCCCGCGCTGCCGGCTGAACTCGACGAAGACGTTCGGCCGCGCGAGTACCGTCGACCCGCCGGCCAGCGCCAGCGAGCACTCGCCCGCCCGCAGCGCCTGCGCCGCCAGGTGCAGAGCCACCAACGACGAGGAGCAGGCCGTGTCCACCGTCACGGCCGGTCCCTCGAAGCCGAACGAGTAGCTGATCCGGCCTGACGCGACGCTGCCGGAGGACGAGATGCTGAGGTAGCCCTCTATCTCGTCACGCCGGTCGCTCATGCCCGCGACGAACCCGTAGTCCTGGTACATCACGCCACAGAAGACACCCGTGTCGCTGCCACGCAGCGCGGTCGCGTCGATACCCGCGTCCTCGAACGCCTCCCACGCACCCTCCAGCAGCAGCCGCTGCTGGGGGTCCATGGCCATCGCCTCACGCGGGCTGATACCGAAGAACTCCGCGTCGAAGTCGCCCACCCGGTCAACGAACCCCCCCGAGCGCGTGTAGGAGGTACCCGGATGGTCCGGGTCCGGGTCGTACAACCGCTCCAGGTCCCAGCCACGGTCGGCCGGGAACTCCGAGGTACCGTTGCGCCCCTGACTGACCAACTCCCACAACTCGTCCGGCGACGTCACACCACCGGGATAGCGGCAGCTCATACCCACGATCGCCACCGGCTCGCTCGCGCGGTCCTCGTACTCCCGAAGCCGCGTTCGGGCCTCGCTCAGATCGACGGCCACCCGCTTCAGGGACTCGACGAGCTTCTGCTGCTGGGGATCGTTGCTGTCAAAACTCATGACCGTGTTCTTCCTGGGTAGTCCGGACTTGCCGCAGCACTCGTCATGCCTCGTCGAAGCCAAGGTCGATCAACTGCAGGATCTCCATCGCGGAGGTGGCCGATTCGATCTTCGACCGCTCGCTCGCGGGCTGCTGACCGGTGTCGGTGACGGCGGCCAGCAGGGTGCGCAGGCGCCCGGCCACCCGCTGTTTCTCGCCGGCCTCGATCCCGGCGAGCATGCCCTCAAGCCTGTCCAGCTCCTGGTGGATGGGCGGCTCGGCGCTGCTGCTCGCGACCGAGGAGAGGAGCAGCTGGGTGACCGCCACCGGGGTCGGGTGGTCGAATACCAGCGTGGACGGCAGCCGCACACCGGTGGCCTGGGTCAGCCGGTTACGCAGCTCGACCGCGGCCAGCGAGTCGAACCCGAGGTCCTGGAACGCCCGTGCGGCATCGATCGCGTTGGGCGTGGAGTGGCCGAGGACCGAGGCGACCTGGGCACGCACCAGCGCGAGCACCGTCTGTTCCCGCTCGGCCTCCGCCACTCCGGCCAGCCGCTGGGCGAGCGACCCGCCGGCTTCGGCGCGACGGGCCGGCGTGCGCACCAGTCCACGGAACAACGCGGGCAGCCTGCCCGCCCGTCCCTGGGCCCGCAGCATGGCCAGCTCCAGCCGAACCGGCACGAGCAGCGCCGCGTCCAGCCCCATCGCCTGGTCGAACAGTTCCAGCCCGAGCTCGGCCGACAGCGCCCCCACGCCGATCCGCTCCAGGCGGGAGAGCTCGGTCTCGTCGAGCCCGCCAGCCATGCCGCCTGTATCGGCCCACAGGCCCCAGGCGAGAGAGCTTGCCGCCAGCCCCTCGGCACGTCGTCGGTGGGCGAGCGCGTTCAGGGCGGCGTTGGCCGCCGCATAGTTCGCCTGACCCGGGGTGCCGATGAGCGAGGTGACCGAGGAGAAGAGGACGAACGCCGACAGGTCCATCCCGGCGGTGAGTTCGTGCAGATTCCATGCCGCGTCCACCTTGGGACGCATCACCCGCGCCACCTGCTCCGGCGTGAGCTGCTCGACGATGCCGTCGTCGAGCACACCCGCCGCATGGACCACCGCCGTGAGCGGCTGCTCCAACGAAGCGAACAGGTCGGCCAGGTGGTCGCGCTCGGTCACATCGCAGGCGGCGACCCGGGCCTGGGCGCCGAACGCCTCCAACTCGGCGACCAGCTTCTCCACGCCCTCGGCGGCAGCGCCACGACGGCTCACCAGCAGGAACCGCCTGGCGCCGTGCCACTCGGCCATATGTTTGGCGA
Above is a genomic segment from Streptomyces fodineus containing:
- a CDS encoding type I polyketide synthase encodes the protein MSFDSNDPQQQKLVESLKRVAVDLSEARTRLREYEDRASEPVAIVGMSCRYPGGVTSPDELWELVSQGRNGTSEFPADRGWDLERLYDPDPDHPGTSYTRSGGFVDRVGDFDAEFFGISPREAMAMDPQQRLLLEGAWEAFEDAGIDATALRGSDTGVFCGVMYQDYGFVAGMSDRRDEIEGYLSISSSGSVASGRISYSFGFEGPAVTVDTACSSSLVALHLAAQALRAGECSLALAGGSTVLARPNVFVEFSRQRGVSADGRSKAYAAAADGVGWAEGSGLVLLERLSDARRNGHRILGLLRGSAVNQDGASNGLTAPNGPSQERVIRQALANAGLNPADVDAVEGHGTGTKLGDPIEAQALLATYGRERNNGPLWLGSVKSNIGHTQAAAGVAGVIKMLMAMRHGQLPATLHVDRPSPHVDWASGEIELLTEAREWPASDRPRRAGVSSFGVGGTNAHVILEEAPAKERTPAEEKPSELTVVPVPLSARNDGALREQADRVRAFMIANPDVPFQDIGFAAATTRAHLERRAVVVASDRGALLSGLGELSAGDPAAHVLEGRVVGGNAVFVFPGQGSQWVGMAVELLESSPVFAARIAECGEALSQFVDWRLEDVLRGAADAPSLERVDVVQPALWAVMVSLAALWQSFGVEPSAVVGHSQGEIAAAVVAGGLSLVDGARVVALRSRLVLGRLAGRGGMVSVALPVKRVEELLEPYADRVSVAAVNGPTAVVVAGEPEALDELIAVCEREEIRARRVAVDYASHSVQVEAIEDELLKVLEGMKPVSGRIPFYSTVVGGFIDTATLDATYWCGNLRNRVGFEPAVRALIDNGAGFFIEASAHPVLTMAVEETVQAHGAEGRVKTIGSLRRDEGGLSRFALSLAEAHAAGADVDWSAFYAGSGAQPVPLPTYAFQRSRYWLVPQAGAGDAAAAGLGRVGHPVLAATVQVGDRDEWLFTGRVSQDAQAWTRDHMVFESVLVPGAALVEMALTAGREVGCPVLDELVLEAPLVLEEEAARQIQVAVGQAGDDGRRELTIFSRPESGGEDEQREVTCHGRGWLAADAQPLTPLPLQWPPVGAQPVNVDDLYARLADIGLDYGPMFQGVRAAWRSGGEVFAEVALPDGAGAEGFGLHPALFDAALHGGMLDKDAGSSVDLPFSWSGVRLGRTGQTRVRVRIGSTGKSALRIDAVDDDGAMVMAVESLAVRPMDQAQLQSAQRDKQNSLFQVDWATVAAGSAKPVRLAVVGGLAAEGERFTDVAALEQALAGGVTAPEVVLVGAPSAVGDTAEAAQRVAVSALELVQRWLASESLGEARLVVVTRNAVAVGDETPDVAQASVWGLVRSAQSEHPDRFLLVDLDNGDEPEWGALLDLDEPQLAIRDGRLLAPRLGRAPAGVAGDMWRLAITRKGSLENLAVVPSEGGRPLGVGEVRVAVRAAGLNFRDVLIALGMYPGEAPLGSEAAGVVLEVGSGVTDLAPGDRVFGLITDAFGPVAVADRRTIAPMPAGLSFTEAAAVPVVYLTAYYGLVDLAGLRAGERLLVHAAAGGVGMAAVQLAHHFGAEVFATASPSKWDAVRGLGIADERIANSRDLGFREAFLSATGGAGVDVVLDALAGEFVDATLELLPRGGRFIEMGKTDIRDPEVVAREHAGVRYRSYDLLESGPERIQEMLVEISDLFEQGVLTPSPTRTWDVRRGADAFRFLREGRNIGKVVLTVPAPLDPDGTVLITGGTGGLGALFAKHLAERHGAKQLLLVSRRGAAADGVEKLVAELEELGAQVRVAACDVSDRGQLAELLGSLEQPLTAVVHSAGVLDDGVIDSLTPEQMTRVMRPKVDAAWHLHELTAGMELSAFVLFSSAAAQMGNPGQANYAAANAVLDALAHQRRAKGLPASSLAWGLWADATGMTGELDEADLARMERTGVGALSAERGLDLFDESLGLDAALLVPVRLDLVALRSQARAGTLPALLRGLVRAPARRAKSAGGSLAQRLTGVAEADREQVVLEVVQAQVAAVLGHASAAAVDPERAFKELGFDSLAAVELRNRLTQATGLRLPATLIFDHPTPEAVARLLLEDVGGVPEEQNGSPFEEELQRLEAMLITVAGDERQLSEIEPRLRYLSNRLRNVLRGTGSQPTDAEERSDEDLDLVSDDDVFELIDKEFGSA